From one Acidimicrobiales bacterium genomic stretch:
- a CDS encoding bifunctional diguanylate cyclase/phosphodiesterase, with protein MEGRGPDGSSPSESAARGSAKSRRLGRRAFLASVAAALEASGERVAVLYVEIDRFRSVNAALGHAAGDEVLEQAVLRVLGALDSPAILTGHGGELAVLLPDAGDEAEVFALAENLRWELAEPYHCAGQTVGLTASIGIAFGCTSAEVLLQRADAAAQAAGESGGNRVGAFEPRTQVRALTRVRGGAELREALNRSEFRLHYQPALALGSEAGFGVEALIRWISPDGRVVMPANFIPLAEETGFIVFLGSWVFEQACAQLVRWGEEGLVPSWLSVNLSARQLYLPESVRGFEAALSRTGADPRRIVVEITESALMEETPLLWQGLQRLRELGIKLSIDDFGTRYSSLAYLRRFDFDTLKVDRSFTSGVATDTRDRSIVGNVITLAHDLALDVVVEGIENGEQLRVVRELGADWAQGFHLSRPIPAEQLPRVMAGLGAPVPGK; from the coding sequence GTGGAGGGACGGGGACCCGACGGCAGTTCGCCCTCCGAATCTGCCGCCCGCGGCAGCGCAAAGAGCCGGCGCCTCGGCCGCAGGGCCTTCCTCGCGAGCGTCGCGGCCGCGCTCGAGGCGAGTGGCGAGCGGGTCGCCGTCCTCTACGTGGAGATCGACCGCTTCCGCTCAGTGAACGCCGCTCTCGGCCACGCGGCGGGCGACGAGGTCCTCGAGCAGGCGGTCCTGCGCGTCCTCGGGGCCCTCGACAGCCCCGCCATCCTCACCGGCCACGGTGGCGAGCTCGCGGTGCTCCTCCCCGACGCCGGGGACGAGGCGGAGGTCTTCGCCCTCGCCGAGAACCTGCGCTGGGAGCTCGCCGAGCCCTACCACTGCGCCGGCCAGACGGTCGGGCTGACGGCCAGCATCGGCATCGCCTTCGGCTGCACTTCGGCCGAGGTGCTGCTGCAGCGGGCCGACGCCGCGGCCCAGGCCGCCGGTGAGTCGGGGGGCAACCGCGTCGGCGCCTTCGAGCCCCGCACCCAGGTGCGGGCCCTCACGCGCGTGCGCGGCGGCGCGGAGCTGCGCGAGGCGCTCAACCGCTCGGAGTTCCGCCTCCACTACCAACCGGCGCTCGCCCTCGGCAGTGAGGCGGGCTTCGGGGTCGAGGCGCTCATCCGCTGGATCTCGCCCGACGGGCGGGTGGTGATGCCCGCCAACTTCATCCCCCTCGCGGAGGAGACGGGCTTCATCGTCTTCCTCGGCTCGTGGGTCTTTGAGCAGGCCTGCGCGCAGCTCGTGCGCTGGGGCGAGGAGGGCCTCGTCCCGAGCTGGCTCTCGGTGAACCTCTCGGCGCGCCAGCTCTACCTCCCCGAAAGCGTGCGGGGCTTCGAAGCGGCGCTCTCGCGGACCGGCGCCGACCCGCGGCGGATCGTGGTCGAGATCACCGAGTCGGCGCTCATGGAGGAGACGCCGCTGCTCTGGCAGGGGCTGCAACGGCTGCGCGAGCTCGGCATCAAGCTGAGCATCGACGACTTCGGGACGCGCTACTCCTCCCTCGCCTACCTTCGCCGCTTCGACTTCGACACCTTGAAGGTCGACCGCTCCTTCACGAGCGGCGTCGCCACCGACACTCGCGACCGGAGCATCGTCGGCAACGTCATCACCCTCGCCCACGACCTCGCGCTCGACGTCGTGGTCGAGGGGATCGAGAACGGGGAGCAGCTGCGCGTGGTGCGCGAGCTCGGCGCCGACTGGGCGCAGGGCTTCCACCTCTCGCGCCCGATCCCGGCCGAGCAGCTGCCACGCGTCATGGCCGGGCTCGGCGCGCCCGTGCCGGGGAAGTAG
- the cobA gene encoding uroporphyrinogen-III C-methyltransferase gives MTVYLVGAGPGDPGLLTLRAAALVSRCDLLVHDRLVDARVLALAGSGATVLDVGKRPGSKEMSQQEINALLVDKGRDGSVVRLKGGDPYLFGRGGEEALALEEAGVPYEVVPGLSAALAVPALAGVPVTLRGAASAVVVLTGHDPDGAEGLEELARSGATLVVLMAAATVRPLAERLLRAGMAPETPAIAVRSGSLPNQRSERTTLAGLRAATLESPVTLVIGAVAGERLFSFESRPLSGLRVVVTRRAEQSEGLVALLEERGAAVICFPTIAVAPPPDGGAALAAALGRLGAGDWLVVASENAVAAVFSLLHDARELGGVRVAAVGPATAAALAGHGVVADLIPRTASAAGLLAAFPASPGTGRVLVARASGGGAELEEGLAARGIEVEAVAAYETTRPARDPQALAGLVGCDAVVFASPSAVDGYLGLAGAERLGRVAVAIGPTTAARLGALGVAFVEAATPSAAAMVAALVSWVGGAAPAETATSPARARRARP, from the coding sequence GTGACCGTCTACCTCGTCGGTGCCGGGCCGGGCGATCCCGGGCTGCTCACGCTGCGCGCCGCGGCGCTCGTCTCCCGCTGCGACCTGCTCGTGCACGACCGCCTCGTCGACGCCCGCGTCCTCGCGCTCGCGGGCTCCGGGGCGACCGTGCTCGACGTCGGCAAGCGCCCCGGGTCAAAGGAGATGAGCCAGCAGGAGATCAACGCCCTCCTCGTCGACAAGGGGCGCGACGGCAGCGTCGTCCGTCTGAAGGGGGGCGACCCCTACCTCTTCGGCCGCGGCGGCGAGGAGGCGCTTGCCCTCGAGGAGGCCGGGGTCCCCTACGAGGTCGTCCCCGGCCTCTCCGCGGCCCTCGCCGTCCCCGCCCTCGCGGGGGTGCCAGTGACGCTGCGCGGCGCCGCCTCGGCCGTGGTCGTCCTCACCGGGCACGACCCCGACGGCGCCGAGGGGCTGGAGGAGCTCGCCCGCTCGGGCGCGACGCTCGTCGTGCTGATGGCCGCGGCCACCGTGCGCCCCCTCGCCGAGCGCCTTCTGCGGGCGGGGATGGCGCCGGAGACCCCGGCGATCGCCGTCCGCTCGGGCAGCCTTCCGAACCAGCGGAGCGAGCGCACCACCCTCGCCGGCCTGCGGGCGGCGACGCTCGAGAGTCCGGTGACCCTCGTCATCGGCGCCGTCGCTGGCGAGCGCCTGTTCTCCTTCGAGTCCCGGCCGCTGTCCGGGCTGCGGGTGGTCGTCACCCGTCGCGCCGAGCAGTCCGAGGGGCTCGTCGCGCTCCTCGAGGAGCGGGGCGCGGCCGTCATCTGCTTCCCGACGATCGCCGTCGCGCCCCCGCCCGACGGTGGCGCCGCCCTCGCCGCCGCCCTCGGGCGCCTCGGCGCCGGGGACTGGCTCGTCGTCGCCTCAGAGAACGCCGTCGCGGCCGTGTTCTCGCTGCTGCACGACGCCCGAGAACTCGGCGGCGTGCGCGTCGCTGCGGTCGGCCCGGCGACCGCAGCGGCGCTCGCCGGCCACGGCGTGGTCGCCGACCTCATCCCGAGGACGGCGAGCGCGGCGGGCCTGCTCGCGGCCTTCCCCGCCTCGCCCGGCACGGGGCGTGTCCTCGTCGCGCGGGCGAGCGGTGGCGGTGCAGAGCTCGAGGAGGGCCTCGCCGCGCGCGGCATCGAGGTGGAGGCCGTGGCCGCCTACGAGACGACCCGCCCCGCCCGCGACCCCCAGGCGCTCGCCGGTCTCGTCGGCTGTGACGCCGTCGTCTTCGCCTCGCCCTCGGCCGTCGACGGCTACCTCGGGCTCGCCGGGGCGGAGCGCCTCGGGCGGGTCGCGGTGGCGATCGGTCCGACGACCGCGGCGCGCCTCGGGGCGCTCGGCGTTGCCTTCGTCGAGGCGGCGACGCCGTCGGCGGCGGCGATGGTCGCCGCGCTCGTCTCCTGGGTCGGGGGCGCGGCGCCCGCTGAGACCGCTACTTCCCCGGCACGGGCGCGCCGAGCCCGGCCATGA
- the hemC gene encoding hydroxymethylbilane synthase: MTLRLATRSSPLALVQARRVQALLAAAGVEGAEVVTVESEGDQRQEVPIAELGTWGAFTNAIERAVLAGRAEIAVHSAKDLPAATDDGSLVLAAVPERADPRDVLVGGRLEDLTPGALVLTGSVRRRAQLAHRRPDLLFGELRGNIGRRLERAGPSVAVVVAAAALERMAIVPADAEVLDFSTMLPMVGQGALALRCREDDAEALAALAAIDDVALHRALDAERAFLATLGGGCRAPLGAYAEAAGACGPIRLQALLASGDGHVVLRRGATGDEPLALGSALATALLDEDGGRSLLGAALG; the protein is encoded by the coding sequence GTGACCCTCCGGCTCGCGACCCGGTCGAGCCCGCTCGCCCTCGTGCAGGCCCGGCGGGTCCAGGCCCTCCTCGCCGCGGCCGGGGTGGAGGGTGCCGAGGTCGTTACGGTCGAGTCCGAGGGAGATCAGCGTCAGGAGGTGCCGATCGCCGAGCTCGGCACCTGGGGGGCCTTCACCAACGCGATCGAGCGCGCCGTGCTCGCCGGGCGCGCCGAAATCGCGGTGCACAGCGCGAAGGACCTGCCGGCGGCGACCGACGACGGGAGCCTCGTGCTCGCCGCCGTCCCCGAGCGTGCCGACCCGCGCGACGTGCTCGTCGGCGGCCGCCTCGAGGACCTCACCCCCGGCGCCCTCGTCCTCACCGGCTCCGTGCGGCGGCGCGCGCAGCTCGCCCACCGACGGCCCGACCTGCTCTTCGGCGAGCTGCGCGGGAACATCGGGCGCCGCCTCGAGCGGGCCGGCCCCTCCGTCGCGGTCGTCGTCGCGGCCGCCGCCCTCGAGCGGATGGCGATCGTCCCCGCCGACGCCGAGGTGCTGGACTTCTCGACGATGCTGCCGATGGTCGGCCAGGGGGCGCTCGCGCTGCGTTGCCGGGAGGACGACGCCGAGGCGCTCGCCGCGCTCGCCGCGATCGACGACGTCGCGCTGCACCGGGCGCTCGACGCTGAGCGCGCCTTTCTCGCGACGCTAGGCGGAGGCTGCCGCGCGCCCCTCGGCGCCTACGCCGAGGCGGCCGGCGCGTGCGGCCCGATCCGTCTGCAGGCGCTCCTCGCGAGCGGCGACGGCCACGTCGTGCTGCGCCGCGGCGCGACGGGGGACGAGCCGCTCGCCCTCGGCAGCGCGCTCGCGACCGCGCTCTTGGACGAGGACGGCGGCCGCAGCCTCCTCGGCGCCGCGCTCGGGTGA
- the hemA gene encoding glutamyl-tRNA reductase, with product MSVVVVGLHERDTPLELLDRLAIADEELPKALAALGDSPHLAEAVIVSTCLRTEVYAVVERFHDGLADIHAFFAARLSGTGTSLAELEERLTVAYDDAAARHLFAVAAGVDSAVLGEGEILRQVRHAAARAREERSLGPVLDPLFRHALEAGKRARHETGIARGITSLAHVAVAAAQEQLGDDLSGRRVLVVGAGEMAQGIVAALGELAGAPELVVANRRPARAEALVAGRGRAVGLGALAEEVGAADVVISATAGDEVLLSVTDVNVALANRPERPLVLIDTAVPRDIDPRVGELAGVRLRDIDDLRLLAEAAMTTRRSELGKVDEILDEELERHRADARGRAAAPLVTALREQAERLRAAEVERLAGALGEEERALVERLTRSLVAKLLHEPTAQLKAAAGSARGERLAEALRSLFDL from the coding sequence GTGTCGGTGGTGGTCGTCGGACTGCATGAGCGCGACACCCCGCTCGAGCTGCTCGACCGGCTCGCGATCGCCGATGAGGAGCTCCCGAAGGCCCTCGCCGCCCTCGGCGACAGCCCGCACCTCGCCGAGGCGGTGATCGTGTCCACCTGCCTGCGCACCGAGGTCTACGCCGTCGTCGAGCGCTTCCACGACGGCCTGGCCGATATCCACGCATTCTTCGCGGCGCGCCTCAGCGGAACGGGGACCTCGCTCGCCGAGCTCGAGGAGCGCCTCACGGTGGCCTACGACGACGCCGCGGCACGCCACCTCTTCGCGGTCGCCGCCGGGGTCGACTCCGCCGTGCTCGGGGAGGGGGAGATCCTCCGCCAGGTGCGCCACGCGGCCGCGCGCGCCCGCGAGGAGCGCAGCCTCGGCCCGGTGCTCGACCCGCTCTTCCGCCACGCCCTCGAGGCGGGAAAGCGCGCCCGCCACGAGACGGGCATCGCGCGCGGCATCACCTCGCTCGCCCACGTCGCCGTGGCCGCGGCGCAGGAGCAGCTCGGCGACGACCTGAGCGGACGACGGGTCCTCGTCGTCGGCGCCGGGGAGATGGCGCAGGGGATCGTCGCCGCCCTCGGCGAGCTCGCCGGTGCCCCCGAGCTCGTGGTCGCCAACCGCCGTCCGGCGCGCGCCGAGGCACTCGTCGCCGGGCGCGGCCGTGCCGTCGGCCTCGGGGCGCTCGCCGAGGAGGTGGGGGCGGCGGACGTGGTGATCAGCGCGACGGCCGGCGACGAGGTGCTGCTGTCGGTCACCGACGTCAACGTCGCGCTCGCCAACCGCCCCGAGCGGCCGCTCGTGCTCATCGACACCGCGGTGCCGCGCGACATCGACCCGCGTGTCGGCGAGCTCGCCGGGGTGCGGCTGCGCGACATCGACGACCTGCGGCTGCTCGCCGAGGCGGCGATGACGACGCGCCGCTCGGAGCTCGGGAAGGTCGACGAGATCCTCGACGAGGAGCTCGAGCGTCACCGAGCGGACGCCCGTGGCCGCGCCGCGGCGCCCCTCGTGACCGCGCTGCGCGAGCAAGCAGAGCGGCTACGCGCCGCGGAGGTGGAGCGGCTCGCGGGGGCCCTCGGCGAGGAGGAGCGCGCGCTCGTCGAGCGGTTGACGCGCTCCCTCGTCGCCAAGCTCCTCCACGAACCGACCGCGCAGCTGAAGGCCGCCGCGGGCTCCGCGCGCGGCGAGCGCCTCGCGGAGGCGCTGCGCTCGTTGTTCGACCTGTAG
- a CDS encoding helix-turn-helix domain-containing protein, with product MIPLTIHYTKSQFLTVAEVARVLRISNMTVYRLISSGQLQAVRVGKSYRLREEDVDRYLAERFTEAG from the coding sequence GTGATTCCACTGACCATCCATTACACGAAATCGCAGTTCCTCACGGTCGCCGAGGTCGCGCGCGTGCTGCGCATCTCGAACATGACGGTGTACCGACTGATCAGCTCCGGCCAGCTCCAAGCGGTGCGGGTCGGCAAGTCCTATCGCCTGCGCGAAGAGGACGTCGACCGCTACCTCGCGGAGCGCTTCACCGAAGCAGGTTGA
- the proC gene encoding pyrroline-5-carboxylate reductase: MSKLQLLGGGQMGGALLGGLLAQGKVAAGECTICEVRAEAHEALRERFPGVGVVSSPVPSEAVVVAVKPGDVEVACRALAAAPPRRLLSIAAGVTTETLEGYLGSSVAVVRAMPNTPARIGAGATAIAAGASAAEADLDWAEEVLQAVGIVVRLPEHQLDAVTGLSGSGPAYVFLVAEALVEAGVLAGLGREAARLLANQTLLGAARLLSESGQSAEQLRAEVTSPGGTTAAALQVFERAGLRAAFLDAVVAATARSRELSRPH, from the coding sequence ATGAGCAAGCTGCAGCTCCTCGGTGGCGGGCAGATGGGGGGCGCCCTCCTCGGCGGCCTGCTCGCGCAGGGCAAGGTCGCGGCCGGCGAGTGCACGATCTGTGAGGTGCGCGCCGAGGCCCACGAGGCGCTCCGGGAGCGCTTCCCCGGCGTCGGCGTGGTCTCGTCACCGGTCCCTAGCGAGGCCGTCGTCGTCGCGGTGAAGCCGGGCGACGTGGAGGTCGCCTGCCGGGCGCTCGCCGCCGCCCCGCCTCGACGCCTCCTCTCGATCGCTGCCGGCGTGACGACGGAGACCCTCGAGGGTTACCTCGGCTCCTCGGTCGCGGTGGTGCGGGCGATGCCGAACACTCCGGCGCGCATCGGCGCCGGGGCGACGGCGATCGCGGCCGGCGCCTCGGCGGCCGAGGCCGACCTCGACTGGGCCGAGGAGGTGCTGCAGGCGGTGGGCATCGTCGTCCGCCTCCCCGAGCACCAGCTCGACGCGGTCACCGGCCTCTCGGGGTCTGGCCCCGCCTACGTCTTCCTCGTCGCGGAGGCGCTCGTCGAGGCGGGGGTCCTCGCCGGCCTCGGCCGCGAGGCCGCCCGGCTGCTCGCCAACCAGACCCTCCTCGGGGCGGCGCGCCTGCTCTCGGAGAGCGGGCAGAGCGCCGAGCAGCTGCGCGCCGAGGTGACCTCGCCGGGAGGGACGACCGCCGCGGCACTGCAGGTCTTCGAGCGCGCCGGCCTGCGCGCCGCCTTCCTCGACGCGGTCGTCGCCGCGACAGCGCGCTCGCGGGAGCTCTCACGGCCGCACTGA
- a CDS encoding glycosyltransferase — translation MRRLVVLSLHTSPLAQPGTGDGGGMNVYVRELSAALAHAGVVCDVFTRSDDPAQPDVVEVEPGFRLHHVVAGPQAPLPKGALHAFVGSFTDAVEARLSAYADDEPDAPEAIHANYWLSGVAGHALKHRLGLPLVSTFHTLERVKAEASPEEIDPDDPELRARSESEVIGCSDAVLASCEAEASQLVELYGADRARIEIIAPGVDHAFFSPGDKAQARRAIGAEAEGPLLVFVGRIQPLKGVEIAVQALAQVADRSCRLLVIGGPSGPHGEEEVRVVHRLVERLGLGGRVLFMPPQRHEALSTFYRAADVCVVPSMSESFGLVALEAAACGTPVVASAVGGLTSLVEEGVSGYLVEPRDVDGFAQRLDLLVGDDLAATAMGGAGAERALAYTWPAAASSLHRLYDEITAKSLVECR, via the coding sequence ATGCGCCGACTGGTCGTGCTCTCCCTGCACACCTCGCCCCTTGCCCAGCCCGGGACGGGCGACGGCGGGGGGATGAACGTCTACGTGCGCGAGCTCTCCGCGGCCCTCGCCCACGCCGGGGTGGTCTGTGACGTCTTCACCCGCTCGGACGACCCTGCGCAGCCCGACGTCGTCGAGGTGGAGCCGGGCTTCCGCCTCCACCACGTGGTCGCCGGGCCGCAGGCTCCGCTCCCCAAGGGGGCGCTGCACGCCTTCGTCGGCTCGTTCACCGACGCCGTCGAGGCGCGGCTGTCGGCCTACGCCGACGACGAGCCCGACGCGCCTGAGGCGATCCACGCCAACTACTGGCTCTCCGGCGTCGCCGGTCACGCGCTGAAGCACCGACTCGGCCTGCCGCTCGTCTCGACCTTCCACACCCTCGAGCGGGTGAAGGCGGAGGCGAGCCCCGAGGAGATCGACCCCGACGACCCCGAGCTACGCGCCCGCTCGGAGTCCGAGGTGATCGGTTGTTCGGACGCCGTCCTCGCCTCGTGCGAGGCCGAGGCCTCCCAGCTCGTCGAGCTCTACGGCGCCGACCGCGCCCGCATCGAGATCATCGCCCCCGGCGTGGACCACGCCTTTTTCTCACCCGGCGACAAGGCCCAGGCGCGGCGCGCGATCGGCGCGGAGGCCGAGGGGCCGCTCCTCGTGTTCGTCGGGCGGATCCAGCCGCTGAAGGGCGTCGAGATCGCGGTGCAGGCGCTCGCGCAGGTCGCTGACCGCAGTTGCCGCCTGCTCGTGATCGGCGGTCCGAGCGGACCGCACGGCGAGGAGGAGGTGCGCGTCGTCCACCGCCTCGTCGAGCGTCTCGGCCTCGGGGGGCGGGTGCTGTTCATGCCGCCGCAGCGCCACGAGGCACTCTCCACCTTCTACCGCGCCGCCGACGTTTGCGTGGTCCCCTCGATGTCGGAGTCGTTCGGTCTCGTCGCCCTCGAGGCTGCGGCATGCGGGACCCCGGTCGTCGCCTCCGCGGTCGGGGGTCTCACGAGCCTCGTCGAGGAGGGGGTGAGCGGCTACCTGGTCGAGCCCCGCGACGTCGACGGCTTCGCGCAGCGCCTCGACCTGCTCGTCGGCGACGACCTCGCGGCCACGGCGATGGGCGGCGCCGGCGCCGAGCGCGCCCTGGCCTACACCTGGCCGGCGGCGGCCTCCTCGCTGCACCGCCTCTACGACGAGATCACCGCCAAGAGCCTCGTCGAGTGCCGGTGA